The Streptomyces sp. NL15-2K genome contains a region encoding:
- a CDS encoding DNA-binding response regulator produces MIDSTVLLHRQRLVLPTPVARTGGVPIGDALESLIGRTRHTVCVALTETGEFADAVVRSLAAIPERAAVRILCTPDATDSSLSRLVDSRLEARVSESGLRETLVVDGVAALVRGGEETGGQAAIVNDAAAVRALELLFAGAWSRGRKLTDHLQLSPRLRTELARNILERLRAGNTDETAARELKVSLRTYRRYVAEIMRELDANSRFQAGVRAVEFGLLSE; encoded by the coding sequence TTGATCGATTCCACTGTCCTGCTGCACCGACAACGCCTCGTGTTACCGACCCCGGTGGCGCGCACGGGCGGTGTACCGATCGGCGACGCCCTTGAGTCGCTCATCGGCCGGACCCGGCACACGGTGTGCGTCGCGCTGACCGAGACCGGTGAATTCGCCGACGCCGTCGTGCGTTCGCTGGCCGCCATCCCGGAGCGGGCGGCCGTACGCATCCTCTGTACCCCGGATGCGACGGACTCCTCGCTCTCCCGACTGGTCGACAGCCGGCTGGAGGCCCGGGTTTCGGAGAGCGGACTGCGCGAGACCCTGGTGGTCGACGGCGTGGCGGCACTGGTGCGCGGGGGAGAGGAAACCGGCGGCCAGGCCGCCATCGTGAACGACGCCGCCGCGGTACGCGCCCTCGAACTGCTCTTCGCCGGCGCCTGGTCCCGCGGCCGCAAGCTCACCGACCACCTGCAGTTGAGCCCTCGGCTCCGCACCGAGCTCGCCCGGAATATCCTGGAGCGGCTGCGTGCGGGCAACACCGACGAGACGGCGGCGCGGGAACTCAAGGTGTCCCTGCGGACCTACCGGCGTTACGTCGCGGAGATCATGCGGGAACTCGACGCGAACTCACGCTTCCAGGCCGGAGTCCGGGCCGTGGAGTTCGGACTGCTGTCGGAGTAG
- a CDS encoding LuxR family transcriptional regulator, which yields MSNGGDDELEHALLQVRALIESTVALHRDRNHQESLITGLENDYDAVLDAAQRLILSASHSIDIVHARRLGSDERSERTERELIYGAHEGVGVRLLSSPAMLDEDYVREQLGRDRPVAIRIARVPPLQAMIVDGSTALVVADSAVGRRASVIRVPEVLNTLQTLFENVWVRAVPAGERTVFGDRYRASLARQILGALQAGVTDEVAARDLTISVRTYRRHVAEIMSLLGANSRFQAGARAAELGLLPPAAGPGTERGGPVAFS from the coding sequence GTGTCCAACGGGGGAGACGACGAGCTGGAGCACGCCCTGCTCCAGGTACGGGCGCTGATCGAGTCGACGGTCGCCCTGCACAGGGACCGCAATCACCAAGAAAGCCTGATCACCGGCCTCGAAAACGACTACGACGCCGTACTCGACGCGGCGCAGCGGCTCATTCTGAGCGCCTCCCACAGCATCGACATCGTGCACGCACGCCGACTCGGTTCCGACGAACGGTCCGAACGCACCGAACGAGAGCTGATATACGGCGCGCACGAGGGCGTGGGCGTACGGCTGTTGTCCAGCCCGGCCATGCTCGACGAGGACTACGTGCGCGAACAACTCGGCAGGGACCGCCCGGTGGCCATCCGGATCGCCAGGGTCCCACCACTGCAGGCGATGATCGTGGACGGCAGTACCGCGCTGGTGGTGGCGGATTCGGCGGTCGGCCGCCGGGCCTCGGTGATCCGGGTGCCGGAGGTGCTCAACACACTGCAGACCCTCTTCGAGAACGTGTGGGTCCGTGCGGTGCCCGCCGGCGAGCGCACGGTGTTCGGGGACCGCTACCGGGCCTCGCTCGCCCGGCAGATTCTCGGTGCCCTCCAGGCCGGTGTCACGGACGAGGTGGCGGCCCGCGACCTGACCATCTCCGTCCGCACCTACCGGCGCCATGTCGCGGAGATCATGAGCCTGCTCGGTGCCAACTCCCGCTTCCAGGCAGGCGCACGCGCCGCGGAGCTGGGATTGCTGCCACCTGCGGCCGGGCCGGGCACCGAGCGCGGCGGCCCGGTGGCATTTTCCTGA